Proteins from a genomic interval of Erwinia sp. SLM-02:
- a CDS encoding methylglyoxal synthase: protein MDQTTRKILPQKHIALVAHDHCKNALMEWVNLHREKLQPHTLYATGTTGNLVQRATGLPVTAMLSGPMGGDQQVGALISEGKIDLLIFFWDPLNAVPHDPDVKALLRLATVWNIPVATNRATADFIIHSPLFDQQVEIQIPDYERYLQQRLK, encoded by the coding sequence ATGGATCAGACCACTCGTAAGATACTGCCGCAAAAACACATTGCGCTGGTCGCACACGACCACTGTAAAAACGCCCTGATGGAATGGGTTAACCTCCACAGAGAAAAACTGCAGCCCCATACGCTTTACGCCACCGGCACAACCGGTAATCTCGTGCAGCGTGCAACCGGCCTGCCGGTTACCGCCATGCTCAGCGGTCCGATGGGCGGCGATCAGCAGGTGGGTGCGTTGATTTCAGAAGGGAAAATCGATCTACTGATTTTCTTCTGGGATCCGCTGAACGCCGTGCCGCACGACCCGGATGTGAAAGCCCTGCTGCGCCTGGCTACCGTATGGAATATTCCGGTGGCGACCAACCGCGCCACCGCTGATTTTATTATTCACTCGCCGTTATTCGATCAGCAGGTTGAAATCCAGATCCCGGATTACGAACGCTACCTGCAGCAGCGCCTGAAATAA
- a CDS encoding YccT family protein, translating to MKLYKVITGLVILLIVSAAQATTLKLSADIDLLVLDGNKISGSLLKGADGLELERGEHQLLFRVEKSFHLPAHSPVTWVSAPQIVTFTARSRSVLIQLPPLASVRDTRIFDKKPQFTLVDENGTEIQNQRDFLTVLPGSDFEQAMIHYNLNGESASVPRFAQPGKHAALNGSQAQDLALDRRSPAERMLHLWYQQVDAATRQRFITLMKALHTS from the coding sequence ATGAAGCTGTATAAGGTCATAACCGGACTGGTCATTTTGCTAATTGTCTCTGCTGCACAGGCAACCACGCTAAAGCTTTCTGCCGATATTGACCTTCTGGTTCTGGACGGAAATAAAATTTCAGGTTCACTGTTAAAAGGCGCTGACGGCCTGGAACTCGAACGCGGAGAGCATCAGCTGCTGTTTCGTGTTGAGAAATCGTTCCATCTCCCCGCCCACAGCCCGGTGACCTGGGTTTCTGCCCCGCAGATTGTCACCTTCACTGCCCGCAGCCGTTCGGTGCTGATTCAGCTGCCACCGTTAGCCTCAGTGCGCGATACCAGAATTTTCGACAAAAAACCGCAGTTTACCTTAGTGGATGAAAACGGTACGGAGATTCAAAACCAGCGCGATTTTCTGACGGTGCTGCCCGGCAGCGATTTTGAACAGGCGATGATTCATTACAATCTCAACGGAGAAAGCGCCTCGGTCCCGCGTTTCGCCCAGCCGGGTAAACACGCTGCCCTCAACGGCTCGCAGGCGCAGGATCTGGCTCTCGATCGCCGCTCCCCTGCGGAAAGAATGCTGCATCTGTGGTATCAGCAGGTGGATGCTGCCACCCGCCAGCGTTTTATTACGCTGATGAAAGCCTTACATACCAGTTGA
- a CDS encoding CoA-binding protein, whose amino-acid sequence MDDKKIINVLTSSKTIALVGATDNAQRPAHHVMEYLLSQGYDVIPVNPKLAGQQLLGQTVYAELKDIPGPVDMVDVFRNAEAAWGIAQEAIAIGAKTLWLQIGVINEQAAVLAADAGLTVVMDRCPKIEIPRLGLEKRA is encoded by the coding sequence ATGGATGATAAAAAGATTATCAATGTTCTGACCAGCAGCAAAACCATCGCCCTGGTGGGGGCCACTGATAACGCGCAGCGGCCGGCCCATCACGTCATGGAGTATCTTCTTTCGCAGGGTTATGACGTTATACCGGTCAATCCTAAACTGGCCGGGCAGCAGCTGCTTGGGCAGACGGTTTATGCTGAACTGAAGGATATTCCTGGGCCCGTCGATATGGTGGATGTCTTCCGCAATGCGGAAGCCGCGTGGGGGATCGCCCAGGAAGCCATCGCCATTGGCGCGAAAACGCTCTGGCTGCAGATTGGCGTAATCAATGAACAGGCTGCGGTGCTGGCGGCGGACGCCGGGTTAACCGTGGTGATGGATCGCTGCCCGAAAATAGAAATTCCCCGACTGGGCCTTGAGAAACGCGCATAA
- the hspQ gene encoding heat shock protein HspQ — protein sequence MIASKFGIGQQVRHQLLGFLGVIVDVDPQYSLKETVSEDISGSESLRAAPWYHVVMEDDDGQTVHTYLAEAQISWEQPGEHPDQQSLDELALSIRQQLQSPSLRN from the coding sequence ATGATTGCCAGCAAATTCGGTATAGGTCAGCAGGTACGTCATCAGCTGCTGGGTTTTTTGGGCGTGATAGTCGATGTGGATCCCCAGTATTCACTGAAAGAGACGGTCAGCGAAGATATCAGCGGCAGCGAATCGCTGCGGGCCGCGCCCTGGTATCATGTGGTCATGGAAGATGATGATGGCCAGACGGTGCATACCTATCTGGCGGAAGCGCAGATTTCCTGGGAACAGCCGGGGGAACACCCCGACCAGCAGTCGTTAGACGAGCTGGCGCTGTCCATTCGCCAGCAGCTGCAGTCTCCAAGCCTGAGAAACTAA
- the rlmI gene encoding 23S rRNA (cytosine(1962)-C(5))-methyltransferase RlmI, protein MTVRLILAKGREKSLLRRHPWVFSGAIARMEGKAQSGETIDVCDSQGKWLARAAWSPQSQIRARVWSWEQDESIDIAFFVRRLQAAQQLRDWLALRDNLDSYRLIAGESDGLPGITIDRFGNFLVLQLLSAGAEYQRAALITALQTCYPGCAIYDRSDVSVRKKEGLELTQGVVLGDTPPELLPITEHGMKLLVDIQTGHKTGYYLDQRDSRLATRRYAEDRRVLNCFSYTGGFAVSALMGNCREVISVDTSQAALDVAKQNVELNGLDLSKAQFLRDDVFKLLRRYRDEGEKFDLIVMDPPKFVENKNQLMGACRGYKDINMLAMQLLNPGGMLMTFSCSGLMPTELFQKLIADAAVDAKRDVQIIEQFRQAADHPVISSYPEGLYLKGFACRVL, encoded by the coding sequence ATGACTGTTCGTTTGATTCTTGCTAAAGGGCGTGAAAAGTCCTTACTTCGTCGCCATCCGTGGGTGTTCTCCGGGGCCATCGCCCGCATGGAAGGTAAAGCCCAGTCGGGTGAAACTATTGATGTCTGTGACAGCCAGGGTAAATGGCTCGCGCGTGCCGCCTGGTCCCCACAGTCGCAGATTCGTGCGCGCGTCTGGAGCTGGGAGCAGGACGAATCGATTGATATCGCCTTTTTCGTTCGCCGTCTGCAGGCCGCCCAACAGCTGCGCGACTGGCTGGCACTGCGTGATAATCTGGACAGCTACCGCCTGATCGCCGGTGAGTCCGACGGTCTGCCGGGGATCACAATCGATCGCTTCGGCAACTTCCTCGTGCTGCAGCTGCTGTCTGCCGGTGCTGAATACCAGCGCGCTGCGCTGATCACCGCCCTGCAAACCTGCTACCCGGGCTGCGCGATTTACGATCGTTCCGACGTCAGCGTACGTAAAAAAGAAGGTCTGGAACTGACCCAGGGCGTTGTGCTGGGTGACACCCCACCGGAGCTGCTGCCGATTACGGAACACGGCATGAAGCTGCTGGTGGACATCCAGACCGGTCATAAAACCGGCTATTACCTCGACCAGCGCGACAGTCGCCTGGCGACCCGCCGCTATGCGGAAGATCGCCGCGTGCTGAACTGCTTCTCTTATACCGGCGGTTTCGCGGTATCGGCTCTGATGGGCAATTGCCGTGAAGTGATCAGCGTGGATACGTCGCAGGCGGCACTGGATGTGGCGAAACAGAACGTTGAACTGAACGGTCTGGATCTGAGCAAAGCCCAGTTCCTGCGCGATGACGTATTCAAACTGCTGCGCCGCTATCGCGATGAGGGCGAGAAATTCGATCTGATCGTGATGGATCCGCCTAAATTTGTTGAGAATAAAAATCAGCTGATGGGCGCGTGCCGCGGCTATAAAGACATCAACATGCTGGCGATGCAGCTGCTGAATCCGGGTGGGATGTTAATGACCTTCTCCTGCTCCGGGCTGATGCCGACCGAACTCTTCCAGAAGCTGATTGCGGATGCCGCAGTCGATGCTAAGCGTGACGTACAGATTATCGAGCAGTTCCGCCAGGCCGCCGACCATCCGGTTATCTCCAGCTATCCTGAAGGACTTTACCTGAAAGGTTTCGCCTGCCGAGTGCTGTGA
- the yccX gene encoding acylphosphatase, which translates to MATVGLRAWVHGRVQGVGFRYSTQREAKTLGLTGYAKNLDDGSVEVLMCGEPQQVDALLAWLKAGGPQSARVDRVLTEPCQPQTGQKGFTTG; encoded by the coding sequence ATGGCGACTGTTGGCCTGCGGGCATGGGTTCACGGCAGGGTGCAGGGTGTGGGATTTCGTTACAGCACCCAGCGTGAAGCAAAAACACTGGGGCTGACCGGCTATGCCAAAAATCTTGATGACGGCAGCGTCGAGGTACTGATGTGCGGTGAGCCACAGCAGGTGGATGCGCTGCTCGCCTGGCTGAAAGCCGGAGGGCCGCAGAGCGCCAGGGTCGATCGCGTGCTGACGGAACCCTGCCAGCCTCAGACAGGGCAAAAAGGCTTTACCACCGGTTAA
- the tusE gene encoding sulfurtransferase TusE yields the protein MQFEGKEIERDAQGYLKSTADWSEALAPLLAEEEAIDLSDAHWEVVRFVREFYLEFNTSPAVRMLVKAMAQKYGEEKGNSRYLFRLFPKGPAKQATKIAGLPKPAKCL from the coding sequence GTGCAATTCGAAGGTAAAGAGATTGAGCGCGACGCGCAGGGGTATCTGAAATCCACCGCGGACTGGAGCGAGGCCCTGGCGCCGCTGCTGGCAGAAGAAGAAGCCATAGACCTGAGCGATGCGCACTGGGAAGTGGTGCGTTTTGTACGCGAATTTTATCTGGAGTTTAATACCTCGCCGGCGGTACGCATGCTGGTTAAAGCCATGGCGCAGAAGTATGGCGAAGAAAAAGGCAACAGCCGCTATCTTTTCCGGCTGTTTCCTAAAGGCCCGGCTAAACAGGCCACAAAAATTGCCGGTTTACCGAAACCCGCGAAGTGTCTCTGA
- the yccA gene encoding FtsH protease modulator YccA, whose product MDRIVYSSRESSLLSTHKVLRNTYFLLGLTLAFSAVTATLSTVFALPSPGLILMLVGFYGLMFLTYRLANSPAGILAAFAFTGFLGYCLGPILNSFLSAGMGDVIGLALGGTALVFFCCSAYVLTTRKDMSFLSGMLMAGFVVLLIAVVANIFLNIPALHMAISVLFVLFSTGAILWETSNIINGGETNYIRATVSLYVSIYNIFVSLLSLLGMSRSN is encoded by the coding sequence ATGGATCGCATAGTTTATTCCTCACGCGAAAGCTCACTGTTGAGCACGCACAAAGTATTACGCAATACCTATTTCCTGCTGGGCCTGACGCTGGCATTTTCCGCGGTCACCGCCACGCTGAGTACCGTTTTTGCTCTGCCATCACCGGGCCTGATTCTGATGCTGGTGGGCTTTTACGGTTTGATGTTCCTGACCTATCGCCTGGCGAACAGCCCGGCGGGTATTCTGGCTGCGTTTGCCTTTACCGGCTTCCTGGGATACTGCCTGGGTCCAATCCTTAACTCGTTCCTGTCTGCCGGCATGGGCGATGTGATTGGACTGGCGCTGGGCGGTACCGCGCTGGTGTTCTTCTGCTGTTCTGCCTACGTGCTGACCACCCGCAAGGATATGTCTTTCCTGTCCGGTATGCTGATGGCGGGCTTTGTTGTGCTGCTGATTGCGGTTGTAGCCAATATCTTCCTGAACATTCCGGCGCTGCATATGGCAATCAGCGTGCTGTTTGTGCTGTTCTCTACCGGTGCCATCCTGTGGGAAACCAGCAACATTATTAACGGCGGCGAAACCAACTATATTCGCGCTACCGTCAGCCTGTACGTGTCAATCTACAACATCTTTGTCAGTCTGCTGAGCCTGCTGGGCATGTCCCGCAGTAACTAA